One part of the Oncorhynchus clarkii lewisi isolate Uvic-CL-2024 chromosome 7, UVic_Ocla_1.0, whole genome shotgun sequence genome encodes these proteins:
- the LOC139413045 gene encoding protein Shroom2-like isoform X2, with protein MVDIVSHTTTPSESETDKRVARNFLTKILRSSMRKNRFKGRNEPVSRPHSWHSSKFTEDHPEPTESHNEPSPVWQVKHEVSASTKDLSSCGDHDSNLRQLSSQFSSVGNMERVERPSHPYPPGCLSPSRYHRSAEPLSGGGVSGGKSESPFSCLSSTSPPPEPALALTNTEATEGSVFYKGVQTQTSEVGRQGEQRHSRNLQLPQGDRGSESPRTVPEEQPGSRYSSSGSGRSHIGPVWHVPERRKVAAPPSPPPPPLRNDSFAATKVYPAYTEGPGAPPQAPENSSYRARGNRISHNENGPDPRCSYNPPPHRKDFLHPNIAAGAPDYNQLSNPNKLFSLSSQDVRQSQSPFTCLPNHQRQYSDESTFYLQTRSTPHPPKPQSVGSYYHSLQELPTNRSNSRNHVRSTTTSLSTSTIDQNYDGGGHIRYYCITTKQPGQPETRGRQSKSEVWMADMELAKGSNDRGSTSSSHKTSKVKYHPQPPYANSKERNGNVKAANVLLYEHTASNSSSGKPTTEERERRSEGQRPTEAQLRSSYSPSPPKDHKAAPLREDPWVSQENNKISSQKTPMLHSLAQGSRSLAQESRSPMLHSLAQESRSPMLNSLAQESRSPILHSLAQESRSPMLHSLAQESRSPMLHSLAQESRSPMLHSLAQESRSPMLHSLAQESRILVEKIHSATAPPPPSNGGGDTNHAIQEALTNNTATGKLARRSDRYATTLRNEIQLKRAQLQKSRSAATLTCPSETEEPEEEADPGGWKSTSSDGSFSSSYKDHLKEAQARVLQATSFRRRDLEPPGSGSEAPLTKPNSHIVSRIGGRKRFPLNKRVHSFSEPDKINKLGVEGEGEHPVGTARPIVDRRKIFEMAAKPAFCRPISTIHKSSQQSTSTTSSTLEHGEGKARGRAHSGETQEKHPDPLSPAGRQALLEQQRLGTFTEYQVTWNMQRKASDTKTQGRYHSADDILDQGTEETPVCVHERSRSSPSQDFYTQKIPVPWRETVEILDHRQDQQGGSYTTRGPSESQEQPAQLHHFPQPPQPSIPRLTDTEPHSSRDVATPAPLPLPHPSDHRYKCDSADPGHNLPAYPSNHTHSSVSEQPLPPPTAAPKPQNTGLIIMPQWPLLGLETPSATSSTYGLSSQEFLPGPCTHQAEPSSSSSCSSHGTELDPAPNQACSLGSTQLPSPSPGRTAGLGTEEGAADSTLEPPPSSSHSPLFSYQPASLTVPSSGGTSSPSPQFAPQRLTDQPPVFVSVQDEAQSRPENRTNAVMEMSSVGKKVPVKIVHAESTTERESRQYLLHSERNGAPGVSEGPDFPPSLPTSLPSPEPQPYSLFRAYTPYTRNGPQSPPRDPTLTVAPEEALSPGRSQTNGPSGTAVMGPQQPQKSNSEEDVKREELARDIMDKDKSLVDILDQSKMKTTMDLMGGIFPQGEQILDGGHQRRKVSPKQCLPPRGMDDRREEGGMSAATGALVTSSTYYSTSAPKAELLNKMKDMQEEELEEDSEDELDIDLASKKQELIDSLGKKLQVLREARENLQEDLHDNNSLGDEVEAVVQRVCKPNELDKFRMFVGDLDKVVSLLLSLSGRLARVENALNSLEEDTTPEEKRTLSEKRKLLIRQHEDAKELKENLDRRERLVYSIMAAHLSHESLADYQHFVKMKSALIIEQRKLDDKIKLGEEQLKCLLDSLLLEQRLLF; from the exons ATGGTGGATATTGTCTCACATACCACCACGCCATCAGAATCAGAAACTGACAAACGTGTGGCCAGGAACTTTCTCACCAAGATATTACGAAGCTCTATGAG GAAGAACCGCTTCAAGGG GAGGAATGAACCAGTCTCCCGGCCCCATTCATGGCACTCCTCCAAGTTCACAGAAGACCACCCCGAACCCACAGAGAGTCACAACGAGCCTTCACCTGTGTGGCAGGTCAAACATGAAGTCAG TGCATCCACAAAAGACCTTTCCAGCTGCGGGGACCACGACTCGAATCTACGCCAGTTATCTAGCCAGTTCAGCTCCGTGGGGAATATGGAGAGAGTAGAGCGTCCCTCACACCCCTACCCACCAGGATGCCTCTCCCCCAGCAGGTACCACCGCAGCGCTGAGCCTCTCTCTGGGGGTGGAGTGTCTGGTGGGAAGAGCGAATCACCCTTCAGCTGCCTGTCCTCTACCAGCCCTCCCCCGGAGCCTGCTCTGGCCCTCACCAACACTGAGGCGACTGAGGGCAGCGTGTTCTATAAGGGGGTCCAGACTCAGACCAGTGAGGTCGGAAGGCAGGGTGAGCAGCGCCACAGCCGGAACCTCCAGCTGCCCCAGGGGGACAGAGGCTCAGAGAGCCCCAGGACAGTCCCAGAGGAGCAGCCTGGCTCCCGCTACTCCAGCTCAGGCTCTGGCAGATCGCACATAGGCCCTGTGTGGCACGTCCcagagaggaggaaggtagcagcccccccctctcctcctcctcctcccctgcgcAATGACAGCTTTGCTGCCACCAAGGTGTACCCTGCCTACACAGAGGGGCCTGGAGCTCCACCACAGGCCCCAGAGAACAGCAGCTACAGAGCCCGGGGCAACCGTATCTCTCACAATGAGAATGGGCCAGACCCCAGGTGCAGTTACAACCCTCCACCTCACAGGAAAGACTTCCTCCACCCAAACATAGCTGCAGGTGCACCTGACTACAACCAGCTCAGCAACCCAAACAAACTGTTCTCGCTGTCTAGCCAGGACGTGAGACAGAGTCAGTCTCCCTTCACTTGCCTGCCCAACCACCAGCGGCAGTATAGCGACGAAAGCACTTTCTACCTGCAGACCAGATCCACCCCACATCCACCGAAGCCGCAGAGCGTTGGTAGCTACTACCACAGCCTCCAGGAGCTCCCTACCAACCGGAGTAACAGTAGGAACCACGTGAGGTCCACCACCACGTCCCTGTCCACCTCGACCATCGACCAGAACTATGACGGCGGAGGACACATCAGGTACTACTGCATCACAACCAAGCAGCCAGGCCAGCCAGAGACTCGTGGTAGACAGAGCAAATCAGAGGTCTGGATGGCTGACATGGAGCTAGCTAAGGGCTCAAACGACAGGGGCTCCACAAGTTCCTCCCACAAGACCAGCAAGGTCAAGTATCATCCTCAGCCGCCTTACGCCAACAGCAAGGAGCGGAACGGAAATGTCAAAGCGGCCAACGTTCTGCTTTACGAACACACAGCCTCCAATTCCTCATCTGGTAAACCTACcactgaggagagggagaggaggagtgagggccAGAGACCTACAGAGGCCCAGCTTAGAAGCTCTTACTCTCCCAGTCCGCCCAAGGACCACAAGGCGGCACCACTGAGAGAAGACCCTTGGGTCTCTCAGGAGAACAATAAGATCTCTTCTCAAAAGACACCCATGCTCCACAGTCTGGCTCAGGGGAGTAGAAGCCTAGCCCAGGAGAGTAGGAGCCCAATGCTTCATTCTCTAGCCCAGGAGAGTAGGAGCCCAATGCTTAATTCTCTAGCCCAGGAGAGTAGGAGCCCAATACTTCATTCTCTAGCCCAGGAGAGTAGGAGCCCAATGCTTCATTCTCTAGCCCAGGAGAGTAGGAGCCCAATGCTTCATTCTCTAGCCCAGGAGAGTAGGAGCCCAATGCTTCATTCTCTAGCCCAGGAGAGTAGGAGCCCAATGCTTCATTCTCTGGCCCAGGAGAGTAGGATCCTGGTGGAGAAGATTCACTCTGCTacggcaccaccaccaccatccaacGGCGGGGGAGACACCAACCACGCCATACAGGAGGCTTTAACAAACAACACTGCAACGGGCAAACTGGCGAGACGCAGCGACCGATACGCCACCACCCTCCGCAACGAGATCCAGCTAAAGAGGGCCCAGCTGCAGAAAAGCCGGAGCGCTGCCACCCTGACCTGCCCCAGCGAGAcggaggagccagaggaggaggcAGACCCGGGGGGGTGGAAGTCCACCTCCTCCGACggctccttttcctcctcctacaAGGACCACCTCAAGGAGGCTCAGGCTAGGGTCCTCCAGGCCACGTCCTTTAGGAGGAGAGACCTAGAACCTCCCGGGTCAGGGTCGGAGGCTCCGTTAACCAAACCCAACTCACACATAGTCTCCCGCATTGGCGGCCGCAAGCGTTTCCCTCTGAACAAGAGGGTCCACTCGTTCTCCGAGCCAGACAAGATCAACAAGCTGGgagtggagggtgagggagaacaTCCCGTTGGAACAGCACGGCCGATTGTAGACCGACGGAAGATCTTTGAAATGGCTGCTAAACCTGCCTTCTGCAGACCCATCTCAACCATCCACAAGTCAAGCCAGCAGAGCACCAGCACCACCTCCAGCACTTTGGAGCACGGAGAGGGCAAGGCCAGAGGGAGAGCCCACTCAGGAGAAACTCAGGAGAAACACCCAGACCCCCTCAGCCCCGCAGGCAGACAGGCCCTACTGGAGCAGCAGAGGCTGGGGACCTTCACTGAGTACCAGGTCACCTGGAACATGCAGAGGAAGGCTTCAGACACAAAGACCCAGGGGAGGTACCACTCTGCTGACGACATCCTGGACCAGGGAACAGAAGAGACGCCTGTCTGTGTCCATGAGAGGTCCAGATCGTCTCCCTCACAAGACTTCTACACACAG AAGATCCCTGTGCCATGGAGAGAGACTGTTGAAATTCTGGACCATAGACAGGACCAGCAAGGAGGCAGTTACACCACCAG AGGGCCGAGCGAGAGCCAAGAGCAGCCAGCCCAGCTCCACCACTTCCCACAGCCTCCACAACCGTCTATTCCAAGACTGACCGACACAGAGCCACACAGCAGCAGAGACGTGGCCACCCccgcccccctccctctccctcacccctctgaCCACAGATACAAATGTGACTCTGCGGACCCCGGCCACAACCTCCCCGCGTACCCTTCCAACCACACCCACAGCTCTGTGTCTGAGCAACCACTACCACCTCCAACGGCGGCTCCCAAGCCCCAGAATACAGGCCTCATCATCATGCCACAGTGGCCTCTCCTAGGCCTGGAAACCCCCTCAGCCACATCCTCCACCTACGGACTGTCTTCCCAGGAATTCCTGCCTGGCCCTTGCACCCATCAGGCTGAACCATCATCCAGCAGCAGCTGCTCCTCCCATGGCACAGAGCTGGATCCTGCCCCAAACCAAGCCTGCTCCTTGGGCTCCACCcagctcccctctccctcccctgggAGAACCGCTGGACTGGGCACGGAGGAGGGAGCAGCTGATTCAACGCTAGAGCCGCCACCCTCCTCTTCCcactctcctttattctcctacCAGCCTGCCAGTCTGACGGTTCCCTCCTCAGGTGGGACTAGTTCTCCCTCTCCTCAGTTTGCTCCACAGAGGTTGACGGACCAGCcccctgtctttgtgtctgtgcaGGATGAAGCCCAGAGCAG GCCAGAGAACCGGACCAACGCTGTGATGGAGATGAGCAGTGTAGGGAAGAAGGTCCCTGTGAAGATCGTCCATGCTGAGAGcaccacagagagggagagccgCCAGTACCTGCTGCACAGCGAGAGAAATGGGGCCCCTGGAGTTTCAGAGGGGCCCGACTTTCCCCCGTCCTTACCGACCAGCCTGCCCTCCCCTGAGCCGCAGCCCTACTCCCTGTTCCGTGCCTACACCCCCTACACACGCAATGGGCCCCAGAGTCCCCCCAGGGACCCAACCCTCACTGTAGCCCCAGAAGAGGCCCTGTCCCCTGGGCGGTCTCAGACCAACGGTCCCTCCGGTACCGCCGTCATGGGTCCCCAGCAGCCTCAGAAGAGTAATTCGGAGGAAGATGtgaagagagaggagctggccAGAGACATCATGGACAAGGATAAGTCCCTGGTGGACATCTTGGACCAGAGTAAGATGAAGACCACCATGGATCTGATGGGGGGGATCTTCCCCCAGGGGGAGCAGATCTTGGATGGGGGGCACCAGAGGAGGAAAGTCTCCCCCAAACAGTGTTTGCCGCCCAGGGGCATGGATgacag gagagaggaggggggcatgTCTGCTGCCACAGGGGCCCTGGTGACCAGCTCCACCTACTACAGTACATCTGCCCCCAAGGCTGAGCTGCTCAACAAGATGAAGGACATGcaggaggaggagctggaggaagACTCCGAGGACGAACTGGACATCGACCTGGCCAGCAAGAAG CAAGAGCTGATTGACAGCCTGGGTAAGAAGCTGCAGGTGCTGCGCGAGGCCAGGGAGAACCTTCAGGAGGACCTCCACGATAACAACTCTCTGGGGGACGAGGTGGAGGCCGTGGTGCAGAGGGTCTGCAAGCCCAACGAGCTGGACAAGTTCAGGATGTTTGTTGGAGATCTGGACAAGGTGgtcagtctgctgctctccctgtctggccGACTGGCCAGGGTGGAGAACGCTCTCAACAGTCTGGAGGAAGACACCACACCGGAAGAGAAG cgCACCCTGTCAGAGAAGAGGAAGCTGTTGATCAGACAACACGAAGACGCCAAAGAGCTCAAGGAGAACCTTGACCGGCGGGAGCGCCTGGTTTACAGCATCATGGCTGCTCACCTCAGCCACGAGAGCCTGGCAGACTACCAGCACTTTGTCAAGATGAAGTCAGCCCTCATCATCGAGCAGCGCAAGCTGGACGACAAGATCAAACTGGGAGAGGAGCAGCTGAAATGTCTGCTGGATAGTTTATTGTTGGagcagaggctgctgttctga
- the LOC139413045 gene encoding protein Shroom2-like isoform X1, with protein sequence MDVVDYRSELRMSAREVKAFLDADRFTGVGDGIQVDVEYRFVDVLLFGGAPWGFTLRGGREHREPLLITKVEEGSKAATVSLQVGDEIVNINTVPISGSRQEAICLVKSSHKTLALVVRRRNEPVSRPHSWHSSKFTEDHPEPTESHNEPSPVWQVKHEVSASTKDLSSCGDHDSNLRQLSSQFSSVGNMERVERPSHPYPPGCLSPSRYHRSAEPLSGGGVSGGKSESPFSCLSSTSPPPEPALALTNTEATEGSVFYKGVQTQTSEVGRQGEQRHSRNLQLPQGDRGSESPRTVPEEQPGSRYSSSGSGRSHIGPVWHVPERRKVAAPPSPPPPPLRNDSFAATKVYPAYTEGPGAPPQAPENSSYRARGNRISHNENGPDPRCSYNPPPHRKDFLHPNIAAGAPDYNQLSNPNKLFSLSSQDVRQSQSPFTCLPNHQRQYSDESTFYLQTRSTPHPPKPQSVGSYYHSLQELPTNRSNSRNHVRSTTTSLSTSTIDQNYDGGGHIRYYCITTKQPGQPETRGRQSKSEVWMADMELAKGSNDRGSTSSSHKTSKVKYHPQPPYANSKERNGNVKAANVLLYEHTASNSSSGKPTTEERERRSEGQRPTEAQLRSSYSPSPPKDHKAAPLREDPWVSQENNKISSQKTPMLHSLAQGSRSLAQESRSPMLHSLAQESRSPMLNSLAQESRSPILHSLAQESRSPMLHSLAQESRSPMLHSLAQESRSPMLHSLAQESRSPMLHSLAQESRILVEKIHSATAPPPPSNGGGDTNHAIQEALTNNTATGKLARRSDRYATTLRNEIQLKRAQLQKSRSAATLTCPSETEEPEEEADPGGWKSTSSDGSFSSSYKDHLKEAQARVLQATSFRRRDLEPPGSGSEAPLTKPNSHIVSRIGGRKRFPLNKRVHSFSEPDKINKLGVEGEGEHPVGTARPIVDRRKIFEMAAKPAFCRPISTIHKSSQQSTSTTSSTLEHGEGKARGRAHSGETQEKHPDPLSPAGRQALLEQQRLGTFTEYQVTWNMQRKASDTKTQGRYHSADDILDQGTEETPVCVHERSRSSPSQDFYTQKIPVPWRETVEILDHRQDQQGGSYTTRGPSESQEQPAQLHHFPQPPQPSIPRLTDTEPHSSRDVATPAPLPLPHPSDHRYKCDSADPGHNLPAYPSNHTHSSVSEQPLPPPTAAPKPQNTGLIIMPQWPLLGLETPSATSSTYGLSSQEFLPGPCTHQAEPSSSSSCSSHGTELDPAPNQACSLGSTQLPSPSPGRTAGLGTEEGAADSTLEPPPSSSHSPLFSYQPASLTVPSSGGTSSPSPQFAPQRLTDQPPVFVSVQDEAQSRPENRTNAVMEMSSVGKKVPVKIVHAESTTERESRQYLLHSERNGAPGVSEGPDFPPSLPTSLPSPEPQPYSLFRAYTPYTRNGPQSPPRDPTLTVAPEEALSPGRSQTNGPSGTAVMGPQQPQKSNSEEDVKREELARDIMDKDKSLVDILDQSKMKTTMDLMGGIFPQGEQILDGGHQRRKVSPKQCLPPRGMDDRREEGGMSAATGALVTSSTYYSTSAPKAELLNKMKDMQEEELEEDSEDELDIDLASKKQELIDSLGKKLQVLREARENLQEDLHDNNSLGDEVEAVVQRVCKPNELDKFRMFVGDLDKVVSLLLSLSGRLARVENALNSLEEDTTPEEKRTLSEKRKLLIRQHEDAKELKENLDRRERLVYSIMAAHLSHESLADYQHFVKMKSALIIEQRKLDDKIKLGEEQLKCLLDSLLLEQRLLF encoded by the exons ATGGACGTCGTCGACTACAGAAGCGAGTTAAGGATGTCAGCCAGAGAAGTCAAAGCCTTCCTAGACGCGGACAGATTCACGGGTGTCGGGGACGGGATTCAGgttgatgttgaatatagatttGTGGATGTCCTGCTATTTGGTGGGGCACCTTGGGGGTTCACTCTGAGAGGGGGTCGGGAGCACCGAGAACCACTGCTCATAACCaag GTGGAGGAGGGCAGCAAGGCGGCGACCGTCAGCCTGCAGGTGGGAGATGAGATCGTCAACATCAACACAGTTCCCATCAGTGGATCCAGACAGGAGGCCATCTGTCTGGTCAAAAGCTCCCACAAGACCCTCGCCCTGGTCGTCAGAAG GAGGAATGAACCAGTCTCCCGGCCCCATTCATGGCACTCCTCCAAGTTCACAGAAGACCACCCCGAACCCACAGAGAGTCACAACGAGCCTTCACCTGTGTGGCAGGTCAAACATGAAGTCAG TGCATCCACAAAAGACCTTTCCAGCTGCGGGGACCACGACTCGAATCTACGCCAGTTATCTAGCCAGTTCAGCTCCGTGGGGAATATGGAGAGAGTAGAGCGTCCCTCACACCCCTACCCACCAGGATGCCTCTCCCCCAGCAGGTACCACCGCAGCGCTGAGCCTCTCTCTGGGGGTGGAGTGTCTGGTGGGAAGAGCGAATCACCCTTCAGCTGCCTGTCCTCTACCAGCCCTCCCCCGGAGCCTGCTCTGGCCCTCACCAACACTGAGGCGACTGAGGGCAGCGTGTTCTATAAGGGGGTCCAGACTCAGACCAGTGAGGTCGGAAGGCAGGGTGAGCAGCGCCACAGCCGGAACCTCCAGCTGCCCCAGGGGGACAGAGGCTCAGAGAGCCCCAGGACAGTCCCAGAGGAGCAGCCTGGCTCCCGCTACTCCAGCTCAGGCTCTGGCAGATCGCACATAGGCCCTGTGTGGCACGTCCcagagaggaggaaggtagcagcccccccctctcctcctcctcctcccctgcgcAATGACAGCTTTGCTGCCACCAAGGTGTACCCTGCCTACACAGAGGGGCCTGGAGCTCCACCACAGGCCCCAGAGAACAGCAGCTACAGAGCCCGGGGCAACCGTATCTCTCACAATGAGAATGGGCCAGACCCCAGGTGCAGTTACAACCCTCCACCTCACAGGAAAGACTTCCTCCACCCAAACATAGCTGCAGGTGCACCTGACTACAACCAGCTCAGCAACCCAAACAAACTGTTCTCGCTGTCTAGCCAGGACGTGAGACAGAGTCAGTCTCCCTTCACTTGCCTGCCCAACCACCAGCGGCAGTATAGCGACGAAAGCACTTTCTACCTGCAGACCAGATCCACCCCACATCCACCGAAGCCGCAGAGCGTTGGTAGCTACTACCACAGCCTCCAGGAGCTCCCTACCAACCGGAGTAACAGTAGGAACCACGTGAGGTCCACCACCACGTCCCTGTCCACCTCGACCATCGACCAGAACTATGACGGCGGAGGACACATCAGGTACTACTGCATCACAACCAAGCAGCCAGGCCAGCCAGAGACTCGTGGTAGACAGAGCAAATCAGAGGTCTGGATGGCTGACATGGAGCTAGCTAAGGGCTCAAACGACAGGGGCTCCACAAGTTCCTCCCACAAGACCAGCAAGGTCAAGTATCATCCTCAGCCGCCTTACGCCAACAGCAAGGAGCGGAACGGAAATGTCAAAGCGGCCAACGTTCTGCTTTACGAACACACAGCCTCCAATTCCTCATCTGGTAAACCTACcactgaggagagggagaggaggagtgagggccAGAGACCTACAGAGGCCCAGCTTAGAAGCTCTTACTCTCCCAGTCCGCCCAAGGACCACAAGGCGGCACCACTGAGAGAAGACCCTTGGGTCTCTCAGGAGAACAATAAGATCTCTTCTCAAAAGACACCCATGCTCCACAGTCTGGCTCAGGGGAGTAGAAGCCTAGCCCAGGAGAGTAGGAGCCCAATGCTTCATTCTCTAGCCCAGGAGAGTAGGAGCCCAATGCTTAATTCTCTAGCCCAGGAGAGTAGGAGCCCAATACTTCATTCTCTAGCCCAGGAGAGTAGGAGCCCAATGCTTCATTCTCTAGCCCAGGAGAGTAGGAGCCCAATGCTTCATTCTCTAGCCCAGGAGAGTAGGAGCCCAATGCTTCATTCTCTAGCCCAGGAGAGTAGGAGCCCAATGCTTCATTCTCTGGCCCAGGAGAGTAGGATCCTGGTGGAGAAGATTCACTCTGCTacggcaccaccaccaccatccaacGGCGGGGGAGACACCAACCACGCCATACAGGAGGCTTTAACAAACAACACTGCAACGGGCAAACTGGCGAGACGCAGCGACCGATACGCCACCACCCTCCGCAACGAGATCCAGCTAAAGAGGGCCCAGCTGCAGAAAAGCCGGAGCGCTGCCACCCTGACCTGCCCCAGCGAGAcggaggagccagaggaggaggcAGACCCGGGGGGGTGGAAGTCCACCTCCTCCGACggctccttttcctcctcctacaAGGACCACCTCAAGGAGGCTCAGGCTAGGGTCCTCCAGGCCACGTCCTTTAGGAGGAGAGACCTAGAACCTCCCGGGTCAGGGTCGGAGGCTCCGTTAACCAAACCCAACTCACACATAGTCTCCCGCATTGGCGGCCGCAAGCGTTTCCCTCTGAACAAGAGGGTCCACTCGTTCTCCGAGCCAGACAAGATCAACAAGCTGGgagtggagggtgagggagaacaTCCCGTTGGAACAGCACGGCCGATTGTAGACCGACGGAAGATCTTTGAAATGGCTGCTAAACCTGCCTTCTGCAGACCCATCTCAACCATCCACAAGTCAAGCCAGCAGAGCACCAGCACCACCTCCAGCACTTTGGAGCACGGAGAGGGCAAGGCCAGAGGGAGAGCCCACTCAGGAGAAACTCAGGAGAAACACCCAGACCCCCTCAGCCCCGCAGGCAGACAGGCCCTACTGGAGCAGCAGAGGCTGGGGACCTTCACTGAGTACCAGGTCACCTGGAACATGCAGAGGAAGGCTTCAGACACAAAGACCCAGGGGAGGTACCACTCTGCTGACGACATCCTGGACCAGGGAACAGAAGAGACGCCTGTCTGTGTCCATGAGAGGTCCAGATCGTCTCCCTCACAAGACTTCTACACACAG AAGATCCCTGTGCCATGGAGAGAGACTGTTGAAATTCTGGACCATAGACAGGACCAGCAAGGAGGCAGTTACACCACCAG AGGGCCGAGCGAGAGCCAAGAGCAGCCAGCCCAGCTCCACCACTTCCCACAGCCTCCACAACCGTCTATTCCAAGACTGACCGACACAGAGCCACACAGCAGCAGAGACGTGGCCACCCccgcccccctccctctccctcacccctctgaCCACAGATACAAATGTGACTCTGCGGACCCCGGCCACAACCTCCCCGCGTACCCTTCCAACCACACCCACAGCTCTGTGTCTGAGCAACCACTACCACCTCCAACGGCGGCTCCCAAGCCCCAGAATACAGGCCTCATCATCATGCCACAGTGGCCTCTCCTAGGCCTGGAAACCCCCTCAGCCACATCCTCCACCTACGGACTGTCTTCCCAGGAATTCCTGCCTGGCCCTTGCACCCATCAGGCTGAACCATCATCCAGCAGCAGCTGCTCCTCCCATGGCACAGAGCTGGATCCTGCCCCAAACCAAGCCTGCTCCTTGGGCTCCACCcagctcccctctccctcccctgggAGAACCGCTGGACTGGGCACGGAGGAGGGAGCAGCTGATTCAACGCTAGAGCCGCCACCCTCCTCTTCCcactctcctttattctcctacCAGCCTGCCAGTCTGACGGTTCCCTCCTCAGGTGGGACTAGTTCTCCCTCTCCTCAGTTTGCTCCACAGAGGTTGACGGACCAGCcccctgtctttgtgtctgtgcaGGATGAAGCCCAGAGCAG GCCAGAGAACCGGACCAACGCTGTGATGGAGATGAGCAGTGTAGGGAAGAAGGTCCCTGTGAAGATCGTCCATGCTGAGAGcaccacagagagggagagccgCCAGTACCTGCTGCACAGCGAGAGAAATGGGGCCCCTGGAGTTTCAGAGGGGCCCGACTTTCCCCCGTCCTTACCGACCAGCCTGCCCTCCCCTGAGCCGCAGCCCTACTCCCTGTTCCGTGCCTACACCCCCTACACACGCAATGGGCCCCAGAGTCCCCCCAGGGACCCAACCCTCACTGTAGCCCCAGAAGAGGCCCTGTCCCCTGGGCGGTCTCAGACCAACGGTCCCTCCGGTACCGCCGTCATGGGTCCCCAGCAGCCTCAGAAGAGTAATTCGGAGGAAGATGtgaagagagaggagctggccAGAGACATCATGGACAAGGATAAGTCCCTGGTGGACATCTTGGACCAGAGTAAGATGAAGACCACCATGGATCTGATGGGGGGGATCTTCCCCCAGGGGGAGCAGATCTTGGATGGGGGGCACCAGAGGAGGAAAGTCTCCCCCAAACAGTGTTTGCCGCCCAGGGGCATGGATgacag gagagaggaggggggcatgTCTGCTGCCACAGGGGCCCTGGTGACCAGCTCCACCTACTACAGTACATCTGCCCCCAAGGCTGAGCTGCTCAACAAGATGAAGGACATGcaggaggaggagctggaggaagACTCCGAGGACGAACTGGACATCGACCTGGCCAGCAAGAAG CAAGAGCTGATTGACAGCCTGGGTAAGAAGCTGCAGGTGCTGCGCGAGGCCAGGGAGAACCTTCAGGAGGACCTCCACGATAACAACTCTCTGGGGGACGAGGTGGAGGCCGTGGTGCAGAGGGTCTGCAAGCCCAACGAGCTGGACAAGTTCAGGATGTTTGTTGGAGATCTGGACAAGGTGgtcagtctgctgctctccctgtctggccGACTGGCCAGGGTGGAGAACGCTCTCAACAGTCTGGAGGAAGACACCACACCGGAAGAGAAG cgCACCCTGTCAGAGAAGAGGAAGCTGTTGATCAGACAACACGAAGACGCCAAAGAGCTCAAGGAGAACCTTGACCGGCGGGAGCGCCTGGTTTACAGCATCATGGCTGCTCACCTCAGCCACGAGAGCCTGGCAGACTACCAGCACTTTGTCAAGATGAAGTCAGCCCTCATCATCGAGCAGCGCAAGCTGGACGACAAGATCAAACTGGGAGAGGAGCAGCTGAAATGTCTGCTGGATAGTTTATTGTTGGagcagaggctgctgttctga